ACCTTCACCATCGAACCGGACGGCGACGGCGTGAAGCTGACGCTGGTCCACGATGAATTCATCGAAGGCAGCCAAGCGTACGAGAATTTGAAGAATGGCTGGAAGGGCATTTTGGCCGGGCTCATCAAGACCGCAGAGGCGTAGTACTCCGCTCGTCAGCCAACTTCAGCCGTCACTCCGGCGAAAGCCGGGGTCCAGCGCAGGACCGACCTGCGCCGCGCCGCCAGCGCTGGATTCCGGCTTTCGCCGGAATGACGGGAGAGACGAGGGAATAGCGGGCGGGATAGACACCCCTCCCCAAAACGCCTTCGGCGTTTTGACCCTCCCGCAAGGGGAGGGTTCATCCTTGCTGCACGACCGAGACTCCGCTTGTTGAGCCCTCCCCTTGTGGGAGGGCCAAAACCGCACTTCGCGGTTTTGGGGAGGGGTGTCTCTCGTCCCCATCGACCTCGCGGATTCACCGACCTAAACCGTCGCCTCCCAAATCCCCTCTGCCGGTTCGGCTTCATCCATGCCCGGCCACGGCGGCATGGTTACCGCCACCGCATCGAGTGGCGCCTCGCCCGCAGCGCGGAACTGGAATGCGGCGCCGGTGGGGATCGAGATCGAGATGCCGGCGGCCACCGCGATGGTCGCTTCGTCCTCGCCCAGCTTTCGCCACATGAGGCCCTTGCCTGCGGTGAAGAACCAGAGCTCCTCGACGCTGCGGTGACGCACCGCCTTCGACGTCGCGCCCGCCGGAAGCCGGAAATGCGCCATGCTGCCGCGCGCCGCGGTGGCGAGCAGGCGCACCTCGGAACCGTCGGGCGCCATCACGTCCGGCGCCTCGGCGATGCCTCGGGTGGCGAAGCCGATTGTCATGCTCTCCTCCGTCATTCAGATTTTTTCCCGCAGCCCAAAAAGATTCTTGATTCCGAAACTTTTCGAGCATACGTACGCGTTGCCCAAATTCGCACGTGCCTGTGGTCGCAAACGAAGTCCGAGGGCGAAACGCCGGAAGGTATCCCGGCAGCTTCGAAGGACAGCGGCTTAAAGCAACGACGTAGCGGGCTTTTTTGGTCTCAACCGGCTGTCCAAATGCTGGGGTCACTGAAGAGGCACTACATCTTGCCGGCCGTGCGGAAAGGCTAACCCCGATCCAAACGAAGGCAGCGACAAGCGGACGGCCCCGTCCGAGTGATCGACTGCCAACCGGAAACCCAGTCGGCGATCTGCCGGCGAACGGTGTACCGAGCTGACGTCCGATCGTCTCCATCGCGATCGGCCGAAGGCGAAGCGCACCGCGGTTTTCAACCCGTTTGGCTTGGGGAGCACCCTGAGAATGACTGACCGCATCCGCGAATTCCTCCGCGACCGACGTCCCGAGGGCCCTTGCCTGGTGGTCGACCTTGAGGTCGTCCGCGACAACTATGCCGCCTTCGCCCGCGCGATGCCGGACAGCCGTGTCTACTACGCCGTCAAGGCCAACCCCGCTCCGGAAGTCCTGAAGCTTCTGGCTTCGCTGGGCTCGTCGTTCGATTGCGCCTCGGTCAACGAGATCGACATGGCGCTCGCCGCCGGCGCGACCCCGGACCGCATCTCCTTCGGCAACACGATCAAGAAAGAGCGCGACGTCGCGGCGGCCTTCGCCCGTGGCATCCGCCTCTTCGCGGTCGATTGCGTCGAGGAGGTCGAGAAGATTTCCCGCGCCGCCCCCGGCTCCAGGGTTTTCTGCCGCATCCTCTGCGCCGGCGACGGTGCCGAGTGGCCGCTGTCGCGCAAGTTCGGCTGCGAGCCCGAGCTCGCGATCGGCGTGCTGGAGCACGCCTTCCGCCTCGGCCTCGATGCCTACGGCATCTCCTTCCACGTCGGCTCGCAGCAGCCGAACACCGCCGCCTGGGACAACGCCCTGAAGGCGACCGCCGAGGTATTCCGCACGCTCTCCGATCGCGGCATCCAGCTCCGCATGGTCAACCTCGGCGGCGGCTTCCCGGCGAAGTACCTGAAGAAGGTGCCGCGGGTGTTGCAGTACGGCCGCGCCATCTCGACCGCGCTCCGCAAGCATTTCGGCAACCGCATTCCCGAGACCATCATCGAGCCCGGCCGCGGCATGGTCGGCGACGCCGGCGTCATCAAGGCCGAGGTCGTGCTCATCTCGAAGAAGTCGAAGGCCGAAGGCGAGCCGCGCTGGGTCTACCTCGACATCGGCAAGTTCGGCGGGCTCGCCGAGACGATGGACGAGGCGATCCGCTACCCGATCCGGACCGCGCATGACCGCGACGCCAAGGCGCCGTGCATCATCGCCGGCCCCACCTGCGACTCCGTCGACGTGCTCTACGAGAAGGTCCCCTACGACCTGCCAGTATCGCTGTCGATCGGCGACGAGGTCCTGATCGAGGGCACCGGCGCCTACACGACGACGTACTCGGCCGTTGCCTTCAACGGCTTCGAGCCCCTCAAGTCTTACGTCATCTAGAACGGCCATGATCCACTTCGCCACCGAGGCGCCGGCGGAAGCCGGCGCCCGGGAAGCCTTGCTCGACCGCGTCATGGGTCGCGCCCGCTTCCTCAAGCCATCGGAGAAACTCCGCGCCGGCCGCACGCCCGCGCGCGGGCTGGCGCTCGTTGCCCGCGAGGATGACGGCCGCCTCGTCGGTTCGGTACGCCTCTGGAACGTCGATGCCGGCGGGCGCCCTGCCCTGCTGCTCGGGCCGCTCGCGGTCGACCAGACGGCGCAGGGCGAAGGCGTCGGCGCCGGCCTCATGCGGCTCGCCATCGCGCGCGCCGGCATGATCGGCCACAGGGCCATCGTCCTGGTCGGCGCCCCCGAGTACTACGCGCGCTTCGGCTTCACCGCCGACAAGACCAGCGGGCTGCTGATGCCCGGTCCCGTCGACCGCCTCCGCTTCCTCAGCCTAGAGCTGGACGACGGCGCACTGGACGGCGCCGAGGGTCGCATCTCCGCCACCGGCGCGATGGCGCCCACCGCAATGGCGGCCTGACAAACGAAGACGGCCGGCGCTCGCGCACCGGCCGTTTGAATTTCGCAGGAAGCAGCTTCGGCTAGAACTTGTAGTCGATGCCGACGCGAAGGATGCTCGCCGTAGTCTTGGCGCTGCTGGTGATCAACCCGAAGCCGGGATCGGGGGCATCCGGCTCCGAGAACGATACGTTCTTCGTGCCTAGGTCGACGTAGAGAAACTCGGCCTTGATGATCCAGTTGTTCGTGATCGCCGCGGCGACACCGCCGCCGGCCGTCCAGCCGACGTTCGTGGTCTTATCCGACGTGTTCACTACGTCGTCGCCGTAATAGTCGTGGAGGCCGTTTGTCACGCCACCGACGGCGAGACCACCGGTGCCGTAAAAAAGGACATTGCCCATCGGCACGCCGATGTTGAAGCGCGCGGTCGACAGCCAGTTGATCGTCGAGTCGACCGAGAAGAGCGCGCTGTCGTCCATGTAGGTGCCGCGGATATTCGCTGCCGCGATGTCACCGACGACGCCCATGACCAGGCCGCCCGTCTGCCAGTTGTAGCCGGCCTCGGCGCCGCCGATCAGGCCTGAACCCGAAAAGCTGAAAGGCGGAATGGGCGAGTTGATGACGTCTTCATCTGTCCCGTCGAAGTTTTCATACATGCGCGTCGGGCCGCTCGTGCTCTGACTCCAGCCATAGCCGGCCACCGCGCCAACGTAATAGCCCGACCAGTTATGGGGGCTCTGCGCCATCGCGGCGCCAGGCAATGTAACGGCAATCGCTGCCGCCAAAATCGTTACTCTACCGAATGTCATCGCGATTATCCCCGAGGATCTGTCCCGGGAAGATTCTCGCTCCGCGTGCTTAACAATCAGTGAGCATTGCCGCGATGACGCGGATGTGATCAGCCGCGGCCGAGCGCCGACTGCTCCGCGATGATCCGGTCCATCAGCGTCTCTTCCGCGCTCTCCGCCGGCGCCGGAGTCTTCAGCCGCGCCTTCGCGTGCACCACCGACTCCTCGAGGATCTTGTCGAGATCGGTCGACGCGTTGAATGGACCGGCGACGCCCTTCACCTTGGAATTATCGAACAGCGCCGACCACGACTTGTCGCCGGTGAGCGGGCCTTCCCACGCCTTGTGGTAGCGCACCAGCGTGTCGGTCGGCACGTGGCAGTGGATCGCCTTGACGCCGAAGGCGCGGCCGATGGCGTCGTGGATCTGGTCCCAGGTGAAACCGCGGTCGGACGTGATCTGGAAATCGTCGTTGATCGCCTTCGGATTGCCGAACAGCTTCACGAACGGCACGGCGAAATCCACCGCGCGCGTCAGCGTCCAGAGCGAGGTGCCGTCGCCGGCGATGATCAGCGGGCGACCGGCGAGCATGCGCCGGATGCCGGCGTCGGCGTCGCCGATCTGCGTCGGCATGCCGGTGCGCACCGTGTGGCTCGGGCGCACGATGGTGAACGGCAGCTTGCCCTGGTCGCGCAGCAGCTTTTCGCAGGCGATCTTGTTGCGGCTGTATTCCCAGTACGGATTTTCGAGCGGCGTCTTCTCGGTGATGATGTAGTGCTTCGCCGGCTTCTGATACGCCGAGGCCGACGAGATGAAGACGTACTGCCCGGTCTTGCCGGTGAACGTCTGGATGTCGCGCTTCATCTCGTCCGCCGTGTAGAGGCGGAACTGCGCGACGACGTCGAAATGCTTGTCGGCCAGGTTGCCGTAAGCGGCTCCATGCATGTCGCCGACGATCGTCTCGACGCCGTTCGGCAGGCCGACGTCGGTCTTGCCGCGGTTCAGCACGGTCACCTTGTGGCCGGAGGCCACCGCCTCGTTGACGCACGGCAGCGAAATCTGCCCGGTGCCGCCGATGAACAGGATGCTGAGTGCCATGCGTCTTCCCCCGCAGCTTTATGTTCGCTGCGAAGGAAATAGCACGACCACCGGCGGTCTCGCGCGCTTCAAATGTGAAACGTTAAGGTGCCTACGACGCCGAGGTGCCCCTCCACCATGCTTCGCATGGTCCCCCTCTCCCGCTTTGCGGGGGAGGAGCGGGTGGGCGCCTCCGGTGCTCCCCGTCTACGGGGGGAGCTGTCGGCGAAGCCGACCGACGGGCGCGCGTGCTACCCCGGCTTCCCGTCCAGCCCGCGCTTCCTGAGCAATGCGTCAGATGTCGGCAGCCGCCCGCGGAAGCCGACGTAGGCTTCCTCGGGGTCGCGGAGATAGCCGGCCGAGTAGACGTAGTCGTGCAGTTTCTTGCCGGTCTCCGGATCGAAGGCATCGCCGGTCTCGGTGAATGCCTCGAAGGCGTCGGCATCGAGCACCTCGGACCACAGGTAGCTGTAGTAGCCCGACGCGTAGCCGTCGCCGGAGAAGATGTGCCCGAAGTGCGGCGTGCGGTGGCGCATGACCATCGCCGCCGGCATGCCGATCTTGTCGAGCGCCGCCTTTTCGAAGGCGATGACGTCGACGTCCTTCGCGCTCGGCAGGAGATGCAGGTCGAGATCGACCATCGCGGACGAGGTGTACTCGACGGTGGCAAAACCCTGGTTGAAGCGCCGCGCGGCGAGCACCTTGTTGAGCAGCGATTCCGGCATCGGCTTGCCGGTGTCGGCGTGCACGGCGAAGGCGCGCAGCACCTCCGGCACCTCGAGCCAGTGCTCGTAAAGCTGCGACGGCAGCTCGACGAAATCGCGCGCGACGTTGGTGCCGGCGATCAGCGGGTAGGTCACGTCCGAAAGCAGGCCGTGCAGCGCGTGGCCGAACTCGTGGAACAGCGTCCGCGCGTCGTCGAACGACAGCAGCGTCGGTTGGCCCTTCGGCGCCTTGGAAAAATTCATGACGTTGACGATCACCGGCTTCACCTCGCCGGTGAGCTTCTGCTGATCGCGCAGCGCCGACATCCACGCGCCGCTACGCTTCGAGGCGCGCGCGAAATAATCGCCGAGGAACGTGCCGACCGGCTTACCGTTGCGGCTGACCTTCCAGACGCGAACGTCGGGATTGTAGAGGCCGGGCCCGGTCGCCTCCTCGAACGACAAGCCGAACAGGCGGTGTGCCACGTCGAAGGCGGCGGCGATGATCTTGTCGAGCTGCAGGTACGGCTTCAGCTCCGCCTCGTCGAAATCGTAGGCGCGCTTCCGCACCTTCTCGGCATAGTGCCGCCAGTCCCACGCCGCGACTTTGAAGTTGCCGCCCTCGGCGGTGACCTCGGTCTGCAGCGCGGCCTCCTCGGCGGCGACACGCTTCCGCGCCGGCTCCCAGACGGAACTCAGCAGTCGGCTCACGGCCTCCGGCGTCTTCGCCATCGTGTCGGCCAGGCGGAAGTGCGCGTAGCTTTCGAAGCCCATCAGCTTGGCGCGCTCGGCCCGCAGCGAAATCATCTCGGAGATGAGCGCGCGATTGTCGGTCTTGCCGCCGAACTCGCCGCGCTTGATCCACGCCTCGAACGCCTTCTCGCGAAGATCGCGCCGCGTCGAGAATTGCAGGAACGGCTCGATCGACGAGCGCGACAGCGTGATCACGTGCTTGCCCGGCAGGCCGCGCTCGTTCGCCGCCTCCGCCGCCGCGGCGATGAGCGACTCCGGCAGGCCGGCGAGATCGGCCGCGCCCTCCAGCACCAGCTTGAACTCGGACTCGTCGGCAAGCACGTTCTGGCCGAACTGCGTGCCGATCTCCGCGAGCCGCTCGGTGATTTCCGACAGGCGCTTCTTGCCGGCCTCGTCGAGCGCCGCGCCGGAACGGACAAAATTCGTGTGGTAGCGCTCGACGACGCGCTTCTGCTCGGCGTTGAGCTTCTCGCGATCCTTCCACACCTGCTCGATGCGCCGGAACAGCGGCGTGTTGAGCGATATCGTGTTGCCGTGGCGCGCCAAGAGCGGCGCCATCTCGCGCTCCACCGCCTGCAGGGCGTCGTTGGTGTCGGCCGAGGCGAGATGGAAGAAGACCGCCGCAACGCGGTCGAGCCCAAGGCCGGATTTTTCCAGCGGCACGATGGTGTTGTCGAACGTCGCCGGGGAGGTGTCGGCGGCCACCTTGTCGATGGCCGCGAGCTGCGCCTGCATCTCCGCATCGAACGCGGGGCGGTAGTGCTCCGGCTTCAACTGGTCGAAGGGCGGCAGGCCGAGCGGCGACGTCCATTCAGTCGTAAGCGGATTGGTCATGGTGGCGCTCGGGCGGTTCGGGTGGGGTTGAGGCGGAGATATAGTGGGAGGCGCGGGCTGCGTCACCCTGCCAAACCGCTCCGCGTCAGCCATTGGTCACCTCTCCCTGGAGGGAGAGGGCTTTCGAGCTTGGTGAGCGAAGCGAGCCTAGCGAGAAAGGGTGAGGGGTTAGGGACCTATCGCCCAAAACTCCTGTCCCTAACCCCTCACCCCATTCGGCTAGTTCGCTTCGCTCTCAAGGCTCATGGCCCTCTCCCTCCAGGGAGAGGGGAAATCTGAGTATGCTTCGGCGTTCTCGCGACGCGTTTCGCATCCGAGTCATCGTCTCCTTGCATTCATTCCTTCCCTGTCGCGCCTTCGGCGCTCCACGGTCTCTTGTCAGTTGCTCCGGCCGAAGCCGAAGGGGTGGCGGGCGCTCGTTCGAGTGCCGTCCGATAGTTCTTAGTTACGCCCGGTCGCGCTTGTGATGCTCCCCCGTTTACGGGGGAGCTGTAGCTGTCGGCGAAGCCGACTGAGGGGGCGTGGCGGGGGCGCCCCCTCCACCGCCTTCGGCGGTCGCCCTCCCCCGCTTCGCGGGGAGGATCAGCGGAAGATGGAGCGCGCCCCTCCCGAAATCGCTGACGCGATTTCGACCTCCCCTCAAGGGGGAGGTCGGAGGAGGCGCGAGCTGGATCAGTTCACCGCCGCCGCCAGCTTCTTCCCCAACTCCACCAATGCCGCGTCCATCTGCGGGTCGGCGCCGTTGGCGTAGCGCACGTCGAAGGCGACCGGGACGGTCGGCGTTACCGGACTGCCCTCCAGGCGCTGGCCGTCGACCATCACGTCGGCCACCGGCAGCTCGAGCAGCGAGTCGTCCGGCAGGGCGAAGGCGCGGGCGGCGAGCACGTCGCCGGCGGTTGGCGCGCCGACCAGCGCGATGCCGTTCTTCTTCAGGCCGTACGCCATGATCTCCATCGACGAGCGCGTGCCCTCGTCGATGATCGCCACCACCGGCTTGTGGAAGCGCGTGTTGACGTACTGCGTCTTGCCGTCGTTTTCGGTGATCGTCATGTCGGCGCTGCCGCCCACGAAGGTTTCAGCACCATCGGCCGGACCGCCGCCCCAGCGGCTGCGCATATCGACGACCATGCCGTCAACGTCCTTCAGTTTCGTCGCCAGCACCTCGTTGAGCACGCCGGTGAGATCGCCGGCGCCGGTCCATAGATGCACATAACCGATCTTGCGGCCGTTCTGGTCGATGACGCGTGCGCTCTCGCGCACGGCCTCCATGTAGGTCGCGAGCGGCGATGTCTTTTCGACGCTGACGGGAATTGTCACCGGCGCGGCGTCGGCGGTGTGGCGGACCTCGAGCGCCACCGTCTGCCCGGTCTTGTGGTTGAACGAACCGATCTCCTCGAACGGCTTGCCGTCGGCCGACAGAATTTCGTCGCCAGCCTTGATGCGCGCCTTGATCGCCGGCATGCCGTCGAACACATCCGTGACGAAGCGATGGCCGTCGATCACCTTCGAGGCGATGCCGATGCCCTCGTAGACCACCTCGCCGCGCGGCGGATAAAGCTTCCGGGCGAGATCTCGGATGTTGAAACGAAAGACGTCGGAGAGGTCGTAGTAATCGACCTGGTCCGGCGTATAGCGGCCACTGTGGGAGACGTGCAGACTGGCGATGAGCGCATCGATGCCGGCCGAGGTGGCGATCCGTGCGCCCTTGGCATCGTCGATCAATGCGGTAGCCGCGTCGTGGAAGGCCGGCAGCGCCGCCGGCGAGTACAGATTCTTGTCGATCAGCGCCACGGCCGCATCGACGACGTTGTTGCCGGATTTCGGCACCTCGGCGCCGGCCGGCGCCATCCATAGCGGAACGATGAGCAGCAGGGCGGCGACGCGCCCCGCGTGACGGATTGTCATGATCGCGGACCCTCAAGCGTAGTCGCCGGGGCAAAGGATAGGACGCCGGGCGCCGCTGTCAACGCTCTGCGGTTGACTCCGCCGCGCCTTTCCCGCCATCAGGTGCACAGAAAAATCGAGGCGAGGAGACGGCCCATGCAATGGCCCGTGCACGGCAAGATCGACGGCCCCATCGTGATGATCGGCTTCGGCTCGATCGGACGCGGCGTGCTGCCGCTGCTCGAGCGGCACTTCGAGTTCGACAAGAAGCGCATGGTCGTGATCGATCCCAACCAGGACGGCACGCACATCCTCGACAATCACGGCATCCGCCACCTGCACAAGGCGGTGACGCGCGACAACTATCGCGCCCTGCTGACGCAACTGCTGACCGCCGGCGGCGGCACCGGCTTCTGCGTCAATCTTTCGGTCGATACGTCGTCGCTCGACATCATGCGGCTCTGCCGCGAGGTCGGCGCGCTTTACATCGACACGGTCGTCGAGCCGTGGCCGGGCTTCTATTTCGACAAGTCGCTGGGCGCCGACGCGCGCACCAACTATGCGCTGCGCCAGACCGTGCGCACCGAGAAGGCGGCGAACCCCGGCGGGCCGACCGCGGTCTCCTGCTGCGGCGCCAATCCCGGCATGGTGTCGTGGTTCGTCAAGCAGGCGCTGGTCAATCTGGCCAAGGACATCGCACTCGCCGGCTTCAGGGAGCCGAAGGCGAACGATCGCGAGGGCTGGGCGAAGCTGGCGCAGTCACTTGGCGTCAAGGGCATCCACATCGCCGAGCGCGACACGCAGCGCGCCCGCAATCCGAAGCAGATGGGCGTGTTCGTCAACACCTGGTCGGTCGAGGGATTTCTGTCCGAGGGCATGCAGCCGGCGGAGCTCGGCTGGGGCACGCACGAGACGTGGACGCCCGACAACGCCGGCACGCTCGGCCCCGACGCCTCGGCGATATATCTCCGCCAGCCGGGTGCCAACACGCGCGTGCGCTCATGGTGCCCGACGCCGGGAGCGCAGTACGGCTTCCTCGTCACGCACAACGAGGCGATTTCCATCTCCGATTATCTGACGGTGCGCGACGGCGGCAAGGTCGCCTACCGGCCGACGTGCCACTACGCCTATCACCCGGCGAACGACGCCGTGCTGTCGCTGCACGAGCTGTTCGGCCGCGCCGGCGTGCAGCAGAAGCAGCATCATATTCTGAGCGAGGACGAGATCGTCGACGGCATCGACGAACTCGGCGTGCTGCTCTACGGCCACAAGAAGAACGCCTACTGGTACGGCTCGCAGCTTTCGATCGAGGAGACGCGGCGGATCGCGTCGTACCAGAACGCGACCGGCCTGCAGGTTACCTCCGCCGTGCTCGCCGGCATGGTGTGGGCGCTGGAAAATCCGCAAGCCGGAATCGTCGAGACGGACGAGATGGACTATCGCCGCTGCCTCGACGTGCAGTTGCCGTATCTCGGTCCGGTCAAGGGCGTCTATACCGACTGGACGCCACTGACCGACCGGCCGGGATTTTTCCCGGAGGACATCGACACCGCCGATCCCTGGCAGTTCCGCAACGTGCTGGTGCGCTAGACCGCGAAGGCGACGCCGAGCAGCGCCGCGACCGCGACGAACACCAGCAGCGCACCGAGGATGAGGCCGCGGCTGGCCTGGGCATCGTCGCGCGCCGGCCAGCCGGTCCTGTACGGCAGGCCCGACCGGAATGCGGCGCTGTCGTAATTCTCGGGCAGCGCATCCGGCACGATCATGCGCGGCTCGTCGCCGTAGACGCCGCCGATGACCTCGGGCTCGGTTTTGGCGTCGGGCAAAGCCGGCAGACCCTCGGCCCTGCGCTCGGCATTTTCCAGGTCGCGCCACGACAGCGTCGCGCCGGCTTTGGCGATTGTGCTCTGCGAATTTTCGGCCATGGGACTCGCTCCTTACGGCTCCTGACGGCTCCTGACGAAGCCATAACGGCCGAGGACGGGAAAAGTTTCCGGCTAGGCGGTCTGCTCGGGAGCCGGGTCGGGATGGCGGTGGCGATGCCGGCGGCGGCGCGGGTGAAATATGACACCGAGGATGCCGAGCACGCCGTAAATGGCGAAGAATCCGATGACCGCGAAGACGAAGCCTTCCGACGTCGTCGGCACTGCCGGCTCGTAGTCGCGCAAGGTCGATTCAACCAGCGGGCGGTCGAAATCCTGGAAGAAGACGGTGAGCCGCTCGAACGGCAGGCTCGCCTGGAACGCCGCCTGCTGCTTCACCAGGCGGTCGTAGCGGATGATCGCCTTGGCCACGGTCACCGCCTGCGCGCGCACCAGCGGCTCGCCGTTCTTGGCCATCAGCGCCAGACCGCCGGCACGGTCGGTGCCGGTGGATGCCGCATCCTGATCGAAGCTGTCGAGCACGCGGCCGAGCTCGTCGACGGCGCCGCCGAGGCGCTGGCGGTACTGCTGCGCGAACTCGGGCACCTGCGATGCGGCAATGCCGCCGGCGATCGCGAGGACGAGGGCAATCGTGCGCATGATCATGGGGCGGATCGTATCTGAGCCCTAGAGGGTGACAATGCCCGAGCCGCCATCCTCGCAACCGAAGATGAGGCGCGCGCCGTCCTTGTCCCACGCCAGCGACGACACCGGGCTGCCCGACGGGCGCCGGTAGATCGTGGTGCGCACGTCGTCGAACCGCACCGACGACACCTGGCCGTCGGTGTAGCCGATGGCGAGGATCTCCTCGCGCGGATGGCAGGCGACGCGCGTGACGCCCACCTCGCGCGGGCCGAGCTGCAGCGGATCGCGGCCCATCGGCCCGTCCTTGAAATGGAACGGCCATAGGATCGCAGCCGGCGCGCCGCTGGAGGCGAGGAAGCGGCCCTTGACCGACCACGACAGCGAGCGCGGCTTGGCCGGGTAGCCGGTCATGCGCATGTCCTTGCCGTCGGTGAGGCGCCAGCCGTGGAGCGCATTCTCCTGCATCGAGGTGACGAGATATTTTCCGTCCGGCGAGAAGGTGACGCCGAGGTGCGCGCCTTTCCAGCCAAGCTCGACCGGCACGGCGTTCTCGGTCGCGCCCCAGCGCAGCGTCACCCCGTCGTAGCGCGCGATCGCGATGCGCAGGCCCTTGGGCGCGAAGGCGAGACCGCCGACCGAGCGCTTCTCCTCGAAGACGCGCTCCTTGCCGTCGGCGGTGCGGATGATCGCCTGCTTGCCGGCCGAGTAGGCGATGGCGCCGTTCGGCCCGGCGGCGACGTGGTCGATCCACTTCTTCTGCGGTGGGCTGAAGGTCTCGACCGTGCCGTCCGCGGCGGTCAGCCCGACGGCGCCGTCGTCGCCGCCGGTAAGCAGGCGGCCGTCGCCGGTGACCGCGGCTTCCAGGATGGCGCCCTTGTGGACCGGCGTCGGCTCGGCGGCATTGCCCTTGACCCGCCGCACCAGGCCGTTGCCCAGCGCGAAGGTCGGCGTCTCGCCGAGGAAGGCGGCCTCGACAACGAAGGCGCCGAGCGGGAATTCCTGGATGGTGGGCATGGACTCTTCTCTGCGGGCCTTGCCCTTAGCCTATCGGGGTGGCGGCGGGGAAGTACCCTTGTGGAGGTGCGGACGCTGAGACACACCCCTCCCCAAAACGCCTACGGCGTTTTGACCCTCCCACAAGGGGAGGGTTCGCCTCGCTGCAAGACCAGAACTCCGCTTGAGCCCTCCCCTTGTGGGAGGGCCAAAACCGCACTTTGCGGTTTTGGGGAGGGGTGTCCCTCCTCCCCACAAATTCCCTAAGCCAGGCAAGACTCCAAGCCCGCCTTCAGCGCCTTCTCGTCCAGCTTGCGCCCGATAAATACCAACCGAGAATCGCGCTTCTCGTCGTCGCGCCACTTACGCTGGTGGGTGCCCTCGATGATCATGTGGACGCCCTGCACGACGTAGCGTTCGTCGTCGTCCTTCATCGACAGGATGCCCTTGAGGCGCAGGATGTCCGGCCCCTGTTCCTGCGTCGTCTTCTCGATCCACGGGAAAAATTTCTTCGGGTCGAGCGTCCCCATGCGCAGCGACACGCTGTTCACGCCCTGCCCCTCAAGGTCGTGGTGATGGTGGTGATCGTGGTCGTGGTCATGCCCGTCGTGGTGGTGATGATCGTGGTCATGATCATGGTCGTGATCGTGGCCCTCGAGGAATTCCGGATCGAGCGTCAGTATACGGTCGAGGTCGAAGGCGCCGCGGTCGAGCACGCGGTCGAGCGCGATCGCGCAGCGCTCGGTCTTGTGGACGACGGCGTGCGGGTTGATGGCGCGGATGCGCGCCTCGACGATCTTCAGTTCGTCGGCGGTGACGAGATCGGTCTTGTTGAGCAGGATGACGTCGGCGAAGCCGATCTGCTCCTGCGCTTCCGGGCTGTCCTTGAGGCTGCCGAGCAGATGCTTGGCGTCGGCGACGGTGACGACCGCGTCGAGCTTGGCCTTCGCCTTGACGTCGTCGTCCATGAAGAAGGTCTGCGCCACCGGCGCCGGATCGGCGAGGCCGGTGGTCTCGACCAGAATGCCGTCGAAATTGCCCGGCCGCTTCATCAGGCCCTCGACGACGCGGATGAGATCGCCGCGCACGGTGCAGCAGATGCAGCCGTTGTTCATCTCGAAGACTTCCTCGTCGGACTCGACGATCAGGTCGTTGTCGATGCCGATCTCGCCGAACTCGTTGACGATGACGGCGTACTTCTTGCCGTGGTTCTCGGTGAGGATGCGGTTGAGCAGCGTCGTCTTGCCGGCGCCGAGGTAGCCGGTGAGCACGGTGACGGGGATCTGGGTGTCGGGCATGGATCGTGTCTCCAGGGCGGTTCAAGGCCGCCTGTGTCAAAGCGGTGGCGTGTTTCTTAAGCGAGCGGAGGCTCGTTGAGCAAATCTTCCAGGTCTAGCCACTCGGTCTTCAT
The sequence above is drawn from the Bauldia sp. genome and encodes:
- a CDS encoding cupin domain-containing protein, with product MTIGFATRGIAEAPDVMAPDGSEVRLLATAARGSMAHFRLPAGATSKAVRHRSVEELWFFTAGKGLMWRKLGEDEATIAVAAGISISIPTGAAFQFRAAGEAPLDAVAVTMPPWPGMDEAEPAEGIWEATV
- a CDS encoding type III PLP-dependent enzyme; amino-acid sequence: MTDRIREFLRDRRPEGPCLVVDLEVVRDNYAAFARAMPDSRVYYAVKANPAPEVLKLLASLGSSFDCASVNEIDMALAAGATPDRISFGNTIKKERDVAAAFARGIRLFAVDCVEEVEKISRAAPGSRVFCRILCAGDGAEWPLSRKFGCEPELAIGVLEHAFRLGLDAYGISFHVGSQQPNTAAWDNALKATAEVFRTLSDRGIQLRMVNLGGGFPAKYLKKVPRVLQYGRAISTALRKHFGNRIPETIIEPGRGMVGDAGVIKAEVVLISKKSKAEGEPRWVYLDIGKFGGLAETMDEAIRYPIRTAHDRDAKAPCIIAGPTCDSVDVLYEKVPYDLPVSLSIGDEVLIEGTGAYTTTYSAVAFNGFEPLKSYVI
- a CDS encoding N-acetyltransferase → MIHFATEAPAEAGAREALLDRVMGRARFLKPSEKLRAGRTPARGLALVAREDDGRLVGSVRLWNVDAGGRPALLLGPLAVDQTAQGEGVGAGLMRLAIARAGMIGHRAIVLVGAPEYYARFGFTADKTSGLLMPGPVDRLRFLSLELDDGALDGAEGRISATGAMAPTAMAA
- a CDS encoding outer membrane beta-barrel protein gives rise to the protein MTFGRVTILAAAIAVTLPGAAMAQSPHNWSGYYVGAVAGYGWSQSTSGPTRMYENFDGTDEDVINSPIPPFSFSGSGLIGGAEAGYNWQTGGLVMGVVGDIAAANIRGTYMDDSALFSVDSTINWLSTARFNIGVPMGNVLFYGTGGLAVGGVTNGLHDYYGDDVVNTSDKTTNVGWTAGGGVAAAITNNWIIKAEFLYVDLGTKNVSFSEPDAPDPGFGLITSSAKTTASILRVGIDYKF
- a CDS encoding NAD-dependent epimerase/dehydratase family protein, translated to MALSILFIGGTGQISLPCVNEAVASGHKVTVLNRGKTDVGLPNGVETIVGDMHGAAYGNLADKHFDVVAQFRLYTADEMKRDIQTFTGKTGQYVFISSASAYQKPAKHYIITEKTPLENPYWEYSRNKIACEKLLRDQGKLPFTIVRPSHTVRTGMPTQIGDADAGIRRMLAGRPLIIAGDGTSLWTLTRAVDFAVPFVKLFGNPKAINDDFQITSDRGFTWDQIHDAIGRAFGVKAIHCHVPTDTLVRYHKAWEGPLTGDKSWSALFDNSKVKGVAGPFNASTDLDKILEESVVHAKARLKTPAPAESAEETLMDRIIAEQSALGRG
- a CDS encoding M3 family metallopeptidase, whose product is MTNPLTTEWTSPLGLPPFDQLKPEHYRPAFDAEMQAQLAAIDKVAADTSPATFDNTIVPLEKSGLGLDRVAAVFFHLASADTNDALQAVEREMAPLLARHGNTISLNTPLFRRIEQVWKDREKLNAEQKRVVERYHTNFVRSGAALDEAGKKRLSEITERLAEIGTQFGQNVLADESEFKLVLEGAADLAGLPESLIAAAAEAANERGLPGKHVITLSRSSIEPFLQFSTRRDLREKAFEAWIKRGEFGGKTDNRALISEMISLRAERAKLMGFESYAHFRLADTMAKTPEAVSRLLSSVWEPARKRVAAEEAALQTEVTAEGGNFKVAAWDWRHYAEKVRKRAYDFDEAELKPYLQLDKIIAAAFDVAHRLFGLSFEEATGPGLYNPDVRVWKVSRNGKPVGTFLGDYFARASKRSGAWMSALRDQQKLTGEVKPVIVNVMNFSKAPKGQPTLLSFDDARTLFHEFGHALHGLLSDVTYPLIAGTNVARDFVELPSQLYEHWLEVPEVLRAFAVHADTGKPMPESLLNKVLAARRFNQGFATVEYTSSAMVDLDLHLLPSAKDVDVIAFEKAALDKIGMPAAMVMRHRTPHFGHIFSGDGYASGYYSYLWSEVLDADAFEAFTETGDAFDPETGKKLHDYVYSAGYLRDPEEAYVGFRGRLPTSDALLRKRGLDGKPG